The Trichoplusia ni isolate ovarian cell line Hi5 unplaced genomic scaffold, tn1 tig00001457, whole genome shotgun sequence genomic sequence GAACGCCAGCATGCTGCGGGCTATGGCCATCGACTCCTTCGATCCCGCTGTTAGGAGCTCCTTCGCAGCGATGCAGATTGAGGTATAATACTTACCTACCATGGCtcatattcatatattaatAAGGTGCAATGTACTGAGAATAGACAATAGGTATACGAgtcggatagctgagtggttgaggtcaccgcgccaaacccacagagcagaatgtgtagcgggttcgatccccgcgtagagcaaacaattttatgatCCACGAACCAAAAAATCCAAGCTGTGGGTGTGTTTctgcatgttacttgaatgtttgtgaaacacggGGATTAAATTATTTCCCTCCGTTTTTTTAAAAAGTTGTGTTTGTGACAATTAGGCCATTTTTTCAGTAAATTGTGCttagtttagttatttaagTTTGATATAATTGAAAGCCGACTTCAATAAAGGTTTGAAATTATTATGCAGTAAAGTCAGATGGGCTATAATTACACTTTGCTAATAGTCATTATTCTTATTTGTTGTCACTATTTCAGTTGAGATGTTGCGGCGTGCAGTCGTACTCGGACTGGTACCAACACCGGCGCACGTTGCCGCCGGCGTGCTGCGGCCGCGTTTGGAACGGGAAGGTAAGCAGCGATCAGGTACGACATGTTTCGAAGCTCTAGTTAGATAATTCTCATCATACAAAGCTGTTATTACTTGATCAAGTTTCTATACGAGTTCAAATCATTTTTTCGTCGATCGTGTAGTTATtcatagttgtttatttatatacttggTATAAGAAAAGCAGTTTATgaatgattgtttattttggacaaaaatGCAGTCAACTTTTTCTGAACATGCATTTATCAGCCTATGTCACAATCTTCTAAGAATTGAATTAGTTCTAGCGTCTACGCTAACCAAGCCTACGTTTCCAGCGCGGAGACCTGTGCGACGTGCCTCTGTACAGCCTGGGCTGCCTGCGCCCCGCCCTCGCCGAGCTGCGGTACTTCGCCAACTCACTCTCTGCGCTCTCCTCTGCTATCGTTGTTGTCATGGTAAGCACATTCATGTGATTTCCTAACAAGCAAAGAAGTAAAGTACGTGTAATTTTTGCACGCAGTATTTTAGACTATTTCAGTAAAGATTCGAGAAGTATTGGTGTGTTTGTATCGCACTTTTTTGGACAAGATAAGACTGGAGGCGTTTCAGAAACCAATTACTACAAGTAATATATTTGCATAGGCGGTGACGCTGTTCGCGGCGGCCTACACGCTGGTGACGGGCGTGGTGGAGCGCGGCGAGGCGCGCGCCTACAAGCCGGCGCCGCCGCTGCGCATCGCCTGCCTggcgcacgcgccgccgccgctcgtGGCGCTcaccgcgcccgccgcgctgccCACCGACCACGCCCTgtagcccccccccccctgccCCCGCCCGCCGCGACCCGCCCCGCACCCCCGCACCCCGCGACAGAAATGTGGTTCACGAACTATCGTGTGTCGTCACGACATACAAACATTGAATGCCAAACATTTCTCTCCTACGCTCGGTGGTATCTTGAGCACCAGTGATAACAGCGGTGTCTCTTGTGTGATGTGAGGCGTCCGGTCGCGAGCCTTCAGCATGTCGACGCCGTACACGTCAgatttgcagttttttttattatgtaagttttCTAATGGAAAACTCAAAAATCTagatatacttatttaaattattactaaaatgTCCTTTAAAATTGTTCAGTCATAAGTATATATGTGTTGAATAAATGTCTTTGTTGACAAAATATGTTTGATTCGTGGGTGGAGTTGAGGGATTTTATTAATACTACTGTATTCAAGGATATCTTTTTAATCGTAATTTTTTGAACACAATACAACATGCAAGCATTAAAATGCTTTATGAAAACCAAgaaacaatcatatttttttttctatatttggtACT encodes the following:
- the LOC113507304 gene encoding uncharacterized protein LOC113507304, with amino-acid sequence MRSSGLVLFACAGLLLSGGAILGGSVAWSLLRMSYYFWTSDLGVELSTSVLFMAGALLCLPTCWLSTLVPYHTKSMSLNATLMALVSVAMVMLSLGLSSISGLSRALREPATLNASMLRAMAIDSFDPAVRSSFAAMQIELRCCGVQSYSDWYQHRRTLPPACCGRVWNGKRGDLCDVPLYSLGCLRPALAELRYFANSLSALSSAIVVVMAVTLFAAAYTLVTGVVERGEARAYKPAPPLRIACLAHAPPPLVALTAPAALPTDHAL